One genomic segment of Gopherus flavomarginatus isolate rGopFla2 chromosome 11, rGopFla2.mat.asm, whole genome shotgun sequence includes these proteins:
- the LOC127030925 gene encoding olfactory receptor 1020-like gives MDVMEKEEGKNEIYITEFILLGFGNHVELQPLLFLLFLVIYIATMAGNIIIITLVVTDQHLHTPMYFFLGNLSCLETSFTSTILPRVLASLLTGDRNISVTGCITQFHFLGLFLGVECYLLALMSYDWYLAICKPLHYTGLMNSKICLQLAAVSWMSGFMIITIVTCLMSQLHFCGPNEINHFLCDFTPVIKLSCTDTSLITLVTFIFSSIYTLPLFLLTLASYICIISTILRIPSTIGRRKAFSTCSSHLILVTIYYGTLIIVYMFPDTDTLRDLNKVFSLFYTVLTPLVNPLIYSLRNKEVKVALRKVISKYMELIEIEN, from the coding sequence ATGGATGTCATGGAGAAAGAAGAAGGGAAAAATGAAATATAtatcacagaattcatcctctTGGGATTTGGGAATCATGTTGAACTGCAGCCCCTTCTGTTCCTGCTGTTTCTAGTGATCTACATTGCGACCATGGCTGggaacatcatcatcatcacactGGTTGTaactgatcagcaccttcacacccccatgtacttctttctggggaacttgtcctgcttggagaccagCTTCACCTCAACCATCCTACCCAGGGTGttggccagtctcctgactggggacagaaaCATTTCTGTTACTGGCTGTATCACTCAATTTCATTTCCTCGGTCTTTTTTTGGGAGTTGAATGTTATCTCTTGGCACTTATGTCCTATGACTGGTACTTAGCAATATGCAAACCACTACACTACACAGGTCTTATGAATAGCAAAATCTGCCTGCAGTTAGCAGCTGTGTCCTGGATGAGTGGATTTATGATAATTACCATAGTTACATGTTTAATGTCACAGTTACATTTTTGtggccccaatgaaattaacCATTTCCTTTGTGATTTTACCCCAGTGATTAAACTCTCCTGCACTGACACCAGCCTGATCACACTCGTGACATTTATATTCTCTTCCATATACACCCTGCCCCTGTTTCTATTAACCCTGGCATCCTACATTTGTATCATCTCCACCATACTGAGAATCCCATCCACCATCGGGAGgagaaaggcattttccacttgctcctctcacctcattttGGTGACAATCTACTATGGGACTCTAATCATTGTCTATATGTTTCCAGACACTGACACACTTAGAGACCTCAACAAAGTGTTCTCTCTCTTCTACACAGTCCTAACTCCCCTGGtcaatcccctcatctacagcctgagaaacaaagaggtcaagGTGGCCCTGAGAAAAGTCATCAGCAAATATATGGAGCTTATAGAAATTGAGAATTAG
- the LOC127030926 gene encoding olfactory receptor 1020-like: protein MHVMEKVEGENETYVTQFILLGFEIHAELQPLLFLLFLVIYIVTMAGNILIIALFVTDQHLHTTMYFFLGNLSYLEISFTSIILPRVLVSLLTGDGNISVTGCITQFYFLSLFVGDECYLLALMSYDWYLAIRKPLHYTALMNVRICLQLAAVSWMSGFMIITIVTCLMSQLHFCDPNEINYFLCDFTPVIKLSCTDTSLITLVTFIFSSIYTLPLFLLTPTSYICIISTILRIPSTTGRRKAFFTCYSHLTVVTIYYGTLIIFYMLPDTDTLRDLNKVFSLFYTVLTSLVNPLIYSLRNKEVKVALRKVISKYMALIEIET, encoded by the coding sequence ATGCATGTCATGGAGAAAGTAGAAGGGGAAAATGAAACATATGTCACAcaattcatcctcctgggatttgAGATTCATGCTGAACTGCAGCCCCTTCTCTTCCTACTGTTTCTAGTGATCTACATTGTGACCATGGCCGGGAACATCCTCATCATTGCACTGTTTGtgactgatcagcaccttcacaccaCCATGTACTTCTTTCTGGGGAACTTGTCCTACTTGGAGATCAGCTTCACCTCAATTATCCTGCCCAGGGTGTTGGtcagtctcctgactggggacgGAAACATTTCTGTTACTGGCTGTATCACTCAATTTTATTTCCTTAGTCTTTTTGTGGGAGATGAATGTTATCTCTTAGCACTTATGTCCTATGACTGGTACTTAGCAATACGCAAACCACTACACTACACTGCTCTTATGAATGTCAGAATCTGCCTGCAGTTAGCAGCTGTGTCCTGGATGAGTGGATTTATGATAATTACCATAGTTACATGTTTAATGTCACAGTTACATTTCTGTGACCCCAATGAAATTAACTATTTCCTTTGTGATTTTACCCCAGTGATTAAACTCTCCTGCACTGACACCAGCCTGATCACACTCGTGACATTTATATTCTCTTCCATATACACTCTGCCCCTGTTTCTATTAACCCCGACATCCTACATTtgtatcatctccaccatcctgagaatcccgTCCACCACCGGGAGGAGAAAGGCATTTTTCACTTGCTACTCTCACCTCACTGTGGTGACAATCTACTATGGGACGCTAATCATTTTCTATATGTTACCAGACACTGACACACTTAGAGACCTTAACAAAGTGTTCTCTCTCTTCTACACAGTCCTAACTTCCCTAGtcaatcccctcatctacagcctgagaaacaaagaggtcaagGTGGCCCTGAGAAAAGTCATCAGCAAATATATGGCGCTTATAGAAATTGAGACGTAA